The Algoriphagus sanaruensis genome window below encodes:
- a CDS encoding DUF349 domain-containing protein, which produces MTERSNEMSEQDKVTQASNEEVKGNNSNEENVTPSEVSEVAEEASSEEVQTPTPIAEATEEVQAELAESEDASNSDESESQEEEEEEHIELSGLSKSQLTHLLKEKIAHGSILKLDKLAHEIKAAFDELVSKDKEEALNKFLAEGGVEDDFEYRLHDEERDFNKTFNDFRYQINLQRKEAERLKEKNLVAKNELLDQLRELVDGEETTLSMNAVKSIQEKWKSIGPVPASQNRNLWASFNALMDRFYDNRSIYFELKELDRKKNLESKIELCEKAESLKEVKDLKEAIKHLNDLHEEFKHIGPVPRDEQENLWQRFKAASDAVYDRRKAFYDSQKEVFKQNADAKQALIDKLSSFGGFKADRIKEWNTKTKEILDIQKEWEKIGPVPKESGKDINKAFWAAFKEFFHNKNLFFKELDEIRASNLKKAEELIAQAEELMNNTDWQSTANQLVKLQQEWKKLGPTPEKHRDALYKKFKTACDTFFDNRRNSNKQANSEYETNLGLKLDLMKRIKDATAGESLSEEELSGFVAEFNEIGFVPRKNVKEIQNQFKTVVDAYLEKMNPSGSDRDDFMFRLNLNKIQSDPNAIKTLNKKEHGIRKQIADLENSITLWKNNLEFFAASKTADKLRDQFDVKIQKAEEEIDKLKKKLTILREF; this is translated from the coding sequence ATGACTGAGAGAAGTAACGAAATGTCTGAGCAGGACAAGGTGACCCAAGCCTCGAATGAAGAGGTAAAGGGTAACAATTCAAATGAAGAAAATGTGACTCCTTCTGAAGTATCAGAAGTGGCGGAAGAAGCCTCTTCCGAAGAAGTCCAAACACCAACCCCTATCGCGGAAGCTACTGAGGAAGTTCAGGCTGAACTTGCTGAATCGGAAGATGCTTCCAATTCAGATGAATCTGAATCCCAAGAAGAGGAAGAAGAGGAGCATATAGAGCTTTCAGGTTTATCTAAGTCCCAACTTACACATCTGCTTAAAGAAAAGATTGCTCATGGTTCGATCCTTAAATTGGATAAGCTGGCCCATGAAATCAAAGCTGCTTTCGATGAGCTCGTGTCAAAGGATAAAGAGGAAGCCTTAAATAAGTTCTTAGCCGAAGGGGGAGTAGAAGATGATTTTGAATACCGTCTTCATGATGAAGAACGGGACTTTAATAAGACTTTTAATGATTTCCGATATCAGATCAATCTGCAGCGCAAAGAGGCGGAGCGTCTGAAGGAAAAAAACCTAGTGGCCAAGAACGAATTGCTGGATCAGCTTCGGGAGTTGGTAGATGGAGAGGAAACGACCTTAAGTATGAATGCTGTAAAAAGTATTCAAGAAAAATGGAAATCCATTGGTCCGGTACCAGCTTCACAAAACAGAAATCTTTGGGCAAGCTTTAATGCCTTGATGGATCGCTTTTATGACAATCGAAGCATCTATTTTGAGCTAAAAGAACTGGATCGTAAGAAGAACTTGGAAAGCAAAATTGAGCTTTGCGAGAAAGCTGAAAGCCTTAAAGAAGTCAAAGACCTTAAAGAAGCTATCAAGCACCTCAACGATTTACACGAGGAGTTTAAGCATATCGGTCCTGTGCCTAGAGACGAGCAAGAAAACCTTTGGCAACGATTCAAAGCAGCATCAGATGCCGTATACGATCGAAGAAAGGCTTTCTATGACAGTCAAAAAGAAGTATTCAAGCAGAATGCTGATGCCAAGCAAGCCTTGATTGATAAATTGAGCAGCTTTGGAGGGTTTAAAGCGGATCGTATTAAAGAGTGGAATACTAAAACCAAGGAAATTTTAGATATTCAGAAGGAGTGGGAGAAAATCGGACCGGTTCCAAAAGAAAGCGGTAAGGATATCAACAAAGCCTTTTGGGCGGCTTTCAAAGAGTTTTTCCACAATAAAAATCTATTCTTCAAAGAATTAGATGAGATCAGAGCTTCCAATTTGAAGAAAGCGGAAGAATTGATTGCTCAAGCGGAAGAATTAATGAATAATACGGATTGGCAAAGCACTGCGAATCAATTGGTCAAACTTCAGCAAGAATGGAAAAAACTGGGACCAACTCCTGAAAAGCACCGGGATGCCTTGTATAAGAAATTTAAGACCGCTTGCGATACGTTCTTCGATAACAGACGCAATTCCAATAAGCAAGCAAATTCGGAATATGAGACCAACTTGGGATTGAAACTTGATTTGATGAAGCGAATCAAAGATGCGACTGCAGGTGAAAGCTTATCTGAAGAAGAATTGTCAGGGTTTGTAGCTGAATTTAATGAAATTGGTTTTGTACCACGTAAAAACGTCAAGGAAATTCAAAATCAGTTTAAAACGGTTGTAGATGCATATTTGGAAAAAATGAATCCTTCTGGTTCGGATCGGGATGACTTTATGTTCCGATTGAATCTAAACAAGATTCAAAGTGATCCAAATGCCATAAAAACCTTGAATAAAAAAGAACATGGCATCCGTAAGCAGATTGCGGATTTGGAAAATAGCATTACCCTTTGGAAAAATAACCTGGAGTTTTTTGCAGCCTCTAAGACTGCGGATAAACTTCGCGATCAGTTTGATGTAAAAATCCAAAAGGCGGAGGAAGAGATCGATAAGTTGAAAAAGAAGCTGACGATTCTTCGGGAATTTTAA
- a CDS encoding YqgE/AlgH family protein yields MIQPNKNIPKPGNLLISEPFLQDENFVRSVVLLCEHNSEGSFGLVLNKPSILHLEELIEELSFLEKDVFVGGPVEQNTLHFIFFHPEPLPESISIGEDIWWGGDFDSLVEALKTGQLSAEQVMFFIGYSGWGPGQLSDELEDNTWIISEEKLDANLIHDSTGNLWKSILKNMGGEFKVIANYPLDPRLN; encoded by the coding sequence ATGATTCAACCGAATAAAAATATCCCGAAGCCAGGCAATCTATTGATCTCCGAGCCTTTTTTGCAGGATGAGAATTTTGTACGGTCTGTGGTGTTACTTTGCGAGCATAATTCGGAAGGAAGTTTTGGTTTAGTATTAAATAAGCCTTCCATTTTACATCTCGAGGAATTGATCGAGGAGTTGTCATTTTTAGAAAAGGACGTTTTTGTAGGTGGACCTGTTGAACAAAATACGCTTCATTTCATTTTTTTTCACCCAGAACCCTTGCCAGAAAGTATCTCTATCGGCGAGGATATTTGGTGGGGTGGGGATTTTGATTCCTTGGTTGAAGCTTTGAAAACTGGTCAACTTTCAGCAGAACAAGTGATGTTTTTCATCGGTTATAGCGGTTGGGGTCCTGGTCAACTTTCCGATGAACTCGAGGATAATACCTGGATTATCTCTGAGGAAAAGTTAGACGCTAATCTAATCCATGATTCGACAGGAAACCTTTGGAAATCCATCTTAAAAAACATGGGAGGCGAATTTAAGGTAATTGCAAATTATCCACTTGACCCAAGATTAAATTAG
- the pdxH gene encoding pyridoxamine 5'-phosphate oxidase — MNLSEIRKEYTLKSLDIKDVSLDPLRQFSHWFQEAIDAEALEVNAMCLSTLGINGYPNGRIVLLKEVDHGFVFFTNYESEKGQEIAALPKASLTFFWAELERQVRISGDLEKISSAESDAYFFSRPLGSQIGAWTSPQSKAIPDRDFLEKRLHEMEQRFSEEKLSRPPHWGGYRLNPIQIEFWQGRPSRLHDRIRYEKSESENWIISRLAP; from the coding sequence ATGAATCTTTCTGAAATTAGAAAAGAATACACGCTTAAATCATTGGATATCAAGGATGTTAGTCTAGATCCTTTAAGGCAATTCTCGCATTGGTTCCAAGAGGCAATCGATGCTGAAGCTCTGGAAGTCAATGCAATGTGCCTTTCTACCCTAGGAATTAATGGATACCCAAATGGCCGAATTGTACTCTTAAAAGAAGTGGACCATGGGTTTGTTTTCTTTACGAATTATGAAAGTGAAAAAGGCCAAGAAATAGCAGCATTACCCAAAGCTTCACTGACATTCTTTTGGGCAGAATTGGAGCGACAAGTACGAATATCAGGAGACTTGGAAAAGATTTCATCAGCTGAATCAGATGCTTATTTTTTCTCCAGACCTTTAGGAAGTCAAATAGGTGCATGGACTAGTCCACAAAGCAAGGCTATTCCCGATCGTGATTTTTTAGAAAAAAGACTTCATGAAATGGAACAAAGGTTTTCTGAAGAGAAACTTTCAAGACCTCCTCATTGGGGAGGATACCGCTTAAATCCGATTCAAATTGAGTTTTGGCAAGGAAGACCAAGCCGACTTCATGACCGAATCAGGTATGAAAAAAGCGAGTCTGAAAATTGGATCATTTCTAGACTCGCTCCTTAA
- the bshB1 gene encoding bacillithiol biosynthesis deacetylase BshB1: MNKLDILVIAAHPDDAELACSGTIAAHVAKGHKVGIVDLTKGEMGTRGTPEIRIEESTEAARILGLSARENMGFKDIYFKDDEEHQHQLIRMIRKYQPEIVLANAVTDRHPDHGKGSSLASNACFMSGLRRIETELDGVQQAPWRPKYVYHYIQNNYIEPDFIFDITDYWDTKIASIMAFKSQFFDPNSAEPSSFISSPEFLPFIESRSREMGHRIMTKYGEGFTVERYIGVKDLFDLK; encoded by the coding sequence ATGAACAAATTAGATATCCTTGTCATTGCAGCTCATCCGGATGATGCAGAGCTTGCTTGTTCTGGTACCATAGCCGCACACGTTGCCAAAGGGCATAAAGTAGGAATTGTAGATTTGACAAAAGGCGAGATGGGTACTCGGGGAACGCCCGAAATCAGAATTGAGGAATCAACCGAAGCTGCCCGAATTCTTGGACTTTCAGCCCGAGAAAACATGGGCTTTAAAGATATTTATTTTAAAGATGATGAGGAGCACCAGCATCAACTCATTCGGATGATTAGAAAATACCAGCCCGAAATCGTGTTAGCGAATGCAGTAACTGATCGTCATCCCGATCATGGTAAGGGAAGTTCCTTAGCGTCAAATGCTTGCTTTATGAGTGGGTTGAGAAGGATAGAGACAGAATTAGACGGAGTGCAACAAGCTCCTTGGAGACCTAAGTATGTCTATCACTATATCCAAAACAATTACATCGAGCCCGATTTTATTTTTGACATCACGGACTATTGGGATACCAAAATTGCGAGTATTATGGCATTTAAATCCCAATTTTTCGATCCTAACAGTGCCGAGCCTTCAAGTTTCATTTCCTCTCCTGAATTTCTTCCATTTATTGAATCTAGATCAAGGGAAATGGGGCACCGGATTATGACAAAATACGGGGAAGGATTTACTGTGGAAAGGTATATTGGAGTGAAAGATCTTTTCGACCTTAAATAG
- a CDS encoding peptidoglycan DD-metalloendopeptidase family protein, translated as MNKRIIKILFGVFLSIGLSQANAQVFPKIIKKNTSQSQTSTERRNIELREFDQESYLKTLTSQTDSLLFQNDINLARIRSIINEDPFSMIWAPTNQLVKVSEQVQIDSIWVTAFEYYSSWDSKKVDIYNLDIKNFQDSVLLRLYDQRLGTDWKFPLDQSKKTSEFGARWGRMHYGTDLDLDTGDPVYSGFDGIVRVRAYDRYGWGYFVLVRHKNGLETLYGHLSKQIAQVGDEVKAGDIVGKGGSTGRSTGSHLHYEMRYKGLAFDPEKVYDFEKGELTQQDLFINKDLFSHIAKARAAAYHRVKRGDTLGAIARRYGVSVSQITRLNGISTRSILRVGQNLRVK; from the coding sequence ATGAATAAACGAATTATAAAAATTCTCTTTGGAGTATTCTTGAGCATTGGTCTAAGTCAGGCCAATGCTCAAGTTTTTCCAAAGATTATCAAAAAAAATACTTCTCAATCTCAAACTTCAACTGAGCGTAGAAATATCGAACTCCGAGAGTTTGATCAGGAATCCTATTTGAAAACCTTAACCAGTCAAACAGATTCCTTACTTTTTCAAAATGACATCAATCTTGCCCGGATTCGATCCATCATTAATGAGGATCCTTTTTCTATGATTTGGGCACCAACCAACCAATTGGTAAAAGTCTCCGAACAAGTTCAAATAGATAGTATTTGGGTGACGGCTTTTGAGTATTATTCCAGTTGGGATAGTAAGAAAGTGGATATCTATAATCTGGATATCAAAAATTTTCAGGATAGTGTACTCTTAAGACTGTATGACCAGCGTTTGGGAACAGATTGGAAATTTCCCTTAGATCAATCCAAAAAGACTTCTGAATTTGGGGCTCGTTGGGGAAGGATGCATTATGGAACTGACCTGGATTTAGATACTGGAGATCCTGTTTATTCAGGATTTGATGGAATCGTTAGAGTACGAGCGTATGACCGTTATGGATGGGGTTATTTTGTGTTAGTTAGGCATAAAAATGGCCTTGAAACACTTTATGGCCATCTTTCTAAACAGATTGCTCAAGTAGGGGATGAAGTTAAAGCCGGTGATATTGTAGGGAAAGGTGGTAGCACTGGTAGAAGTACAGGATCACATCTTCATTACGAAATGAGGTACAAAGGGCTCGCTTTTGATCCTGAAAAAGTTTATGACTTTGAAAAAGGAGAGTTAACCCAACAAGATTTGTTTATTAACAAAGACCTATTTTCTCATATTGCAAAAGCAAGGGCAGCAGCGTATCATCGTGTAAAGCGTGGAGATACATTAGGTGCTATAGCTCGTCGTTATGGAGTTTCAGTTTCTCAGATCACTCGTTTAAATGGGATTAGCACTCGAAGCATCCTTAGAGTAGGTCAAAATCTAAGAGTCAAATAA
- the trxB gene encoding thioredoxin-disulfide reductase → MNQEIEKVKVLIIGSGPAGYTAAIYASRAGLKPILYTGGQPGGQLTITTDVENYPGYPDGIMGPEMMEDFRKQAERFGADIRYGVVTQVDFSANPHVVIVDDQKTIHAETVIISTGASAKWLGLESENRLNGKGVSACAVCDGFFFRGQDVAIVGAGDTACEEASYLANICSKVYMIVRRDEMRASQIMQKRVLNNPKIEVLWNTETQEILGDEEVNGAKILNTKTGEISEIKISGFFVAIGHQPNTEIFKNFITMDEAGYIKTIPGSTRTNVEGVFACGDAQDHVYRQAVTAAGTGCMAALDAERYLAAQENH, encoded by the coding sequence ATGAACCAAGAAATAGAAAAAGTAAAAGTATTGATCATTGGATCAGGACCTGCGGGCTATACCGCTGCTATTTATGCCTCAAGAGCTGGATTAAAGCCAATTCTCTATACAGGAGGTCAGCCGGGGGGGCAGCTCACTATTACCACCGACGTGGAAAATTACCCAGGCTATCCCGATGGAATTATGGGGCCTGAGATGATGGAAGATTTTAGAAAGCAAGCGGAGCGTTTTGGTGCGGATATTCGCTATGGTGTAGTTACTCAGGTTGATTTTTCAGCAAATCCACATGTGGTTATTGTAGATGATCAAAAAACAATTCATGCTGAGACAGTGATCATCAGTACAGGTGCCTCTGCCAAATGGTTAGGTCTTGAAAGTGAAAATCGACTCAATGGAAAAGGAGTATCGGCTTGTGCTGTTTGTGATGGATTTTTCTTTAGAGGTCAAGACGTAGCTATTGTTGGGGCAGGAGATACTGCATGTGAAGAAGCTTCTTATCTCGCTAATATTTGCTCCAAGGTTTACATGATCGTCAGAAGGGATGAGATGCGTGCGTCTCAAATCATGCAAAAGCGTGTATTGAACAATCCTAAAATCGAGGTTCTATGGAATACTGAAACTCAGGAGATTTTGGGTGATGAGGAGGTCAATGGTGCTAAAATTCTAAATACAAAAACGGGAGAAATTTCTGAAATCAAAATTTCTGGCTTTTTTGTTGCTATTGGTCATCAGCCAAACACTGAGATATTCAAAAACTTCATCACAATGGATGAGGCTGGATATATCAAAACAATCCCAGGATCTACTCGTACCAATGTGGAAGGTGTTTTTGCCTGTGGAGATGCCCAAGACCACGTCTATCGTCAGGCAGTAACTGCCGCCGGGACAGGTTGCATGGCTGCTTTGGATGCTGAGCGATATTTGGCCGCTCAGGAAAACCATTAA
- a CDS encoding sigma-70 family RNA polymerase sigma factor, translating into MRQLKISKQITNRESQSLDKYLQEIGKVDLLTADEEVVLAKRIREGDQLALEKLTKANLRFVVSVAKQYQNQGLSLGDLINEGNLGLIKAAQRFDETRGFKFISYAVWWIRQSILQALAEQSRIVRLPLNRVGSLNKISKTFSELEQKFEREPSPEELAEVLEVTASEVVDTMKISGRHVSMDAPFVQGEENSLLDVLENDGDEKPDDGLMTDSLRKEVQRALSTLTQREADVITLYFGLNGEHAMTLEEIGEKFNLTRERVRQIKEKAIRRLRHTSRSKTLKPYLG; encoded by the coding sequence ATGAGGCAGCTAAAAATTAGCAAACAGATTACCAATAGAGAGTCCCAATCGTTGGATAAATATCTCCAAGAGATCGGGAAAGTGGATTTGTTAACCGCTGACGAAGAGGTAGTTCTTGCCAAACGAATCCGTGAAGGAGATCAGTTGGCCTTAGAAAAACTCACAAAAGCCAACCTTCGATTTGTGGTTTCTGTTGCCAAGCAATACCAAAACCAAGGTCTTTCCTTGGGAGACTTAATCAATGAGGGTAACCTTGGTTTGATTAAAGCAGCCCAACGTTTTGACGAGACTCGTGGATTTAAGTTTATCTCCTATGCAGTATGGTGGATTAGACAATCTATTTTGCAAGCTTTGGCTGAGCAATCTAGAATTGTTCGATTGCCACTCAACAGAGTAGGTTCATTGAACAAAATTTCTAAAACTTTTAGTGAACTCGAGCAAAAATTTGAAAGAGAACCATCTCCAGAAGAATTGGCGGAAGTTTTAGAAGTGACTGCATCGGAAGTGGTGGATACCATGAAAATTTCTGGTAGACACGTTTCTATGGATGCTCCATTTGTTCAAGGTGAGGAAAATAGTCTATTGGACGTTCTCGAAAATGATGGTGACGAAAAGCCTGACGATGGTTTGATGACCGATTCACTTCGTAAGGAAGTTCAACGAGCTTTATCTACCTTAACCCAAAGAGAGGCTGATGTTATTACTCTTTATTTTGGATTGAATGGCGAGCATGCGATGACTCTAGAAGAAATCGGGGAGAAATTTAACCTTACTCGTGAGCGTGTTAGACAAATCAAGGAAAAAGCAATTCGAAGATTGAGACATACCTCCCGAAGTAAGACACTCAAGCCTTATCTAGGATAA
- the pnp gene encoding polyribonucleotide nucleotidyltransferase: protein MLPNLITKTITLVDGREIVIETGALAKQADGSVVVRMGKAMLLATVVAKKDAMDGVDFLPLSVDYQEKFAASGKIPGGFLKREGKLSDYEVLISRLVDRAIRPIFPDDYHADTQVAITLMSSDEEVLPDALAGLAASAALAVSDIPFNGPISEVRVAKIDGNLVINPSPALLEKASLEFIVAGSLEYILMVEGEASEISEDEMVEALQFAHEEIKRHCQAQVELTKLVGKEQKREYSHEKSDTALYDKMRAELYDQLYAAVSQQIPNKNERSTIIKAIKDAFVENLGEEHGFEASLIGPYFHKLHKEAARNLTLNEKKRLDGRKLNEIRPIWSVVDYLPSAHGSAVFTRGETQSVTTCTLGTKMDEQMVDGAVISGYNKFFLHYNFPGFSTGEVKPNRGPGRREVGHGNLAMRALKKVLPPENENPYTIRVVSDILESNGSSSMATVCAGSLALMDAGIQIKAPVTGIAMGMISDAKTGRYAVLSDILGDEDHLGDMDFKVTGTEKGITACQMDLKVEGLDYSVLKEALYQAKEGRLHILNEITKTLATPRPDLKPHTPRSFMMWIPKELIGAVIGPGGKVIQEIQKDTSTTIVIEEVDNQGKINVFSANQTNMDAAIRRIKAIVAQPEIGEVYTGKVKNIQPFGAFVEFMPGKDGLLHISEIKWERLESMEGVLEPGEEIMVKLIDVDKKTGKFKLSRKVLLPKPEKPAGKEQE from the coding sequence ATGTTACCAAACTTAATCACCAAGACTATCACCCTAGTAGATGGTAGAGAAATTGTAATTGAAACCGGGGCTTTGGCCAAACAAGCTGACGGTTCAGTAGTTGTGCGGATGGGAAAAGCGATGCTTTTGGCCACAGTAGTCGCGAAAAAAGACGCCATGGATGGCGTTGACTTTTTACCTTTATCAGTTGATTATCAAGAAAAATTTGCCGCGTCAGGAAAGATTCCTGGGGGATTTTTGAAGAGAGAAGGTAAACTTTCAGATTATGAGGTTTTAATTTCTAGATTAGTTGACCGTGCAATCCGACCGATTTTTCCAGATGATTACCACGCAGATACTCAAGTAGCAATAACCTTGATGTCTTCCGATGAGGAAGTATTACCTGACGCTCTTGCTGGTTTAGCAGCCTCAGCTGCATTAGCTGTGTCAGACATTCCATTTAATGGACCTATTTCCGAGGTTCGAGTTGCAAAAATTGATGGAAATTTGGTCATCAATCCAAGTCCTGCATTGCTTGAAAAGGCTTCTCTTGAATTTATTGTTGCAGGCTCCCTAGAATACATTCTGATGGTAGAAGGAGAAGCTTCCGAGATTTCAGAAGATGAAATGGTCGAAGCCCTTCAATTTGCTCACGAGGAAATTAAGAGACACTGCCAAGCGCAAGTCGAATTGACCAAATTGGTTGGTAAAGAACAAAAAAGAGAATACTCTCACGAAAAATCTGATACTGCATTGTATGACAAAATGCGGGCTGAGTTGTATGATCAATTATATGCCGCAGTTAGTCAGCAGATCCCGAATAAAAACGAAAGATCTACTATTATCAAGGCAATTAAAGATGCTTTTGTAGAAAATCTTGGTGAAGAGCATGGATTTGAGGCGAGTTTAATAGGTCCATATTTCCACAAGCTTCATAAAGAAGCGGCTAGAAACTTGACGCTTAATGAAAAGAAAAGATTAGATGGTAGAAAACTCAATGAAATTCGTCCGATCTGGTCGGTAGTAGATTATTTACCTTCTGCTCATGGCAGTGCCGTATTTACAAGAGGTGAGACACAATCCGTAACTACTTGTACTCTTGGAACTAAGATGGACGAGCAAATGGTGGATGGTGCAGTTATCTCCGGCTACAATAAGTTTTTCTTGCATTATAATTTTCCTGGATTTTCGACTGGTGAAGTAAAGCCTAACCGTGGACCAGGTAGAAGAGAAGTAGGTCATGGAAATTTGGCCATGAGAGCACTTAAAAAAGTGCTTCCTCCAGAAAACGAAAATCCATATACCATCCGTGTTGTCTCCGATATTTTGGAATCCAATGGATCTTCCTCAATGGCAACGGTTTGCGCAGGCTCACTTGCTTTGATGGATGCTGGAATTCAGATTAAGGCACCTGTTACAGGTATTGCAATGGGGATGATTTCTGATGCAAAGACTGGACGTTATGCGGTATTGTCTGACATCTTAGGTGATGAGGATCACTTGGGTGATATGGATTTCAAAGTAACGGGAACAGAAAAAGGAATCACTGCTTGCCAGATGGATCTTAAGGTAGAAGGTTTAGATTATTCTGTTTTAAAAGAAGCATTATATCAAGCTAAAGAAGGTAGACTTCATATTCTAAATGAAATCACCAAGACTTTGGCAACTCCAAGACCAGACCTTAAGCCTCACACACCACGCTCATTTATGATGTGGATTCCGAAAGAATTGATTGGTGCTGTAATCGGTCCTGGTGGAAAGGTTATTCAAGAAATACAAAAGGATACTTCAACCACGATTGTGATTGAAGAAGTTGATAATCAGGGTAAAATCAATGTTTTCTCTGCAAATCAAACCAACATGGATGCTGCAATTCGTAGAATCAAAGCGATTGTTGCACAGCCTGAGATTGGTGAAGTTTATACAGGTAAGGTGAAAAATATTCAACCATTTGGTGCTTTCGTGGAATTTATGCCTGGTAAAGATGGTTTATTGCATATCTCCGAAATCAAATGGGAGAGACTTGAAAGCATGGAAGGAGTTCTTGAGCCGGGAGAAGAAATCATGGTCAAATTGATTGACGTAGATAAAAAGACCGGAAAATTCAAGCTTTCCCGAAAAGTGCTTTTACCTAAGCCTGAAAAACCAGCAGGAAAAGAACAAGAGTAA
- the rpsO gene encoding 30S ribosomal protein S15, producing MYLTSEKKQELFKNHGRLKSATDTGSPESQIALFTHRIQHLTEHLKINKKDYSTRLGLLKLVGKRRSLLDYLHRKDIERYRAIIAELGIRK from the coding sequence ATGTATTTAACATCAGAGAAAAAACAAGAGTTGTTTAAAAATCATGGACGGTTAAAATCTGCTACTGATACAGGATCTCCTGAATCACAGATTGCCCTCTTTACTCATCGAATCCAGCACTTGACTGAGCATTTGAAAATCAACAAGAAAGATTATTCTACCCGTTTGGGTTTGCTTAAGTTAGTTGGTAAGCGAAGAAGTTTATTGGACTACCTCCACAGAAAAGATATCGAGCGATATAGAGCGATCATCGCCGAGCTCGGAATCAGAAAATAA